The following are encoded in a window of Sphaerisporangium siamense genomic DNA:
- a CDS encoding CHRD domain-containing protein, whose protein sequence is MAKRTLTLPFTGLAAAALLATALAPAANAAAHDPSHGPSHGASHAGHGAAPASADGAAQTSTSAGTTPVYFAARLSGREEVPVRGGPAVGDKDGGAYAVVRISGDRVSYAVRWKGIEVPTAFHIHQGKAGTNGDVKIGFFAEALPGSASAVAGRLTVGDRGLLARITKNPGNWYLNLHTGEFPGGAVRAQLHRLPRGADLAALLADGTRASFGVRADGRQEVPAPPKRTGDRDGRAEWLFGLRGSKIYYATVWDRVDPVTNGHVHRGKKGRNGEVVADLFADADGLPASVYGIAGAAPVKAEIADGIRRNPKNWYANLHTTVFDGGAVRGQLLRTRHGSW, encoded by the coding sequence ATGGCCAAGCGCACCCTCACCCTTCCCTTCACCGGTCTCGCCGCCGCGGCTCTCCTCGCCACCGCCCTCGCGCCGGCCGCGAACGCCGCCGCGCACGACCCCTCCCACGGTCCCTCGCACGGGGCCTCGCACGCCGGTCACGGCGCCGCACCGGCCTCCGCCGATGGCGCCGCGCAGACGTCCACGTCGGCCGGGACCACCCCCGTGTATTTCGCCGCGCGGCTCAGCGGCCGGGAGGAGGTGCCCGTCAGGGGCGGCCCGGCCGTGGGCGACAAGGACGGCGGCGCCTACGCCGTCGTGCGCATCAGCGGCGACCGGGTCTCCTACGCCGTGCGGTGGAAGGGCATCGAGGTCCCGACGGCGTTCCACATCCATCAGGGCAAGGCCGGGACCAACGGCGACGTGAAGATCGGCTTCTTCGCCGAGGCGCTGCCCGGCAGTGCGAGCGCCGTGGCGGGACGGCTCACGGTCGGCGACCGCGGCCTGCTCGCCAGGATCACGAAGAACCCGGGCAACTGGTACCTCAACCTGCACACCGGAGAGTTCCCCGGCGGCGCCGTGCGCGCCCAGCTCCACCGGCTGCCCCGCGGCGCCGACCTGGCCGCGCTGCTGGCCGACGGCACGCGCGCCTCCTTCGGCGTCCGCGCCGACGGCAGGCAGGAGGTGCCCGCTCCCCCGAAGAGGACCGGCGACCGCGACGGGCGCGCCGAGTGGTTGTTCGGCCTCCGCGGGTCGAAGATCTACTACGCCACGGTCTGGGACCGCGTCGACCCGGTGACCAACGGCCATGTTCACCGCGGCAAGAAGGGCCGCAACGGCGAGGTGGTGGCCGACCTGTTCGCCGACGCCGACGGGCTGCCCGCGTCCGTCTACGGCATCGCCGGCGCCGCGCCCGTCAAGGCCGAGATCGCCGATGGCATCAGGAGGAACCCGAAGAACTGGTACGCCAACCTGCACACGACCGTGTTCGACGGCGGCGCCGTCCGCGGCCAGCTTCTCAGGACCCGCCACGGCTCCTGGTAA
- a CDS encoding NucA/NucB deoxyribonuclease domain-containing protein, which yields MPLLSPRDGRAGVRVTRYLTTLAALAVAVLGLLAPATAAAAAPSPSPSAFLPVSPVSPSVSGRLPDPKEAGERALRQAMRLGDNSYYDADKVPEHGLTAQGRLATLAAFPTEPPQPGTGECMRKPEALRLEGWTHNRLLWCQNVGYRARYGLYDRNGVWTYKGSNQLLFEMVAVGSNTQRAVRVYWRPVAGSVEYKDWSLTDTPSLLQLGVRAECVQQSTGACSTDQGKVTRAWGAWNTTTEWSYWDVQGPARANDSSREKVSAFDWYLITDGTSPGYPLKETPGHTLAQPFRCDSADYFSRFGQPFDRACVFTAVVPHLQYNLSSKKHGAVARHIYDAQLSPDTSYPIENHRKVFPGWWGNPPAHEPLHRVEGSGTIATSNELWKNHACNRTGPYATTGLPPRTPQQAAEGWECDEYPFHATAEGASSGTWDFSVRWVPKTQNASAGGSLISYFFDDRILFVNDPFWVKINP from the coding sequence ATGCCCCTTTTATCCCCTAGGGACGGGCGCGCCGGCGTCCGCGTGACCCGGTACCTGACCACCTTGGCGGCCCTCGCCGTCGCCGTCCTCGGCCTCCTGGCCCCCGCGACGGCCGCCGCCGCGGCCCCGTCGCCCTCCCCGTCCGCCTTCCTGCCCGTCTCCCCCGTCTCCCCGTCGGTGTCCGGCCGCCTGCCCGACCCCAAGGAGGCCGGCGAGCGCGCGCTGCGCCAGGCCATGCGGCTCGGCGACAACTCCTACTACGACGCCGACAAGGTGCCGGAGCACGGCCTCACCGCGCAGGGCAGGCTGGCCACGCTGGCGGCCTTCCCCACCGAACCCCCGCAGCCGGGCACCGGCGAGTGCATGCGGAAGCCCGAGGCTTTGCGCCTGGAGGGCTGGACCCACAACCGCCTGCTGTGGTGCCAGAACGTCGGCTACCGCGCCCGCTACGGGCTGTACGACCGCAACGGCGTCTGGACCTACAAGGGCAGCAACCAGCTCCTGTTCGAGATGGTCGCGGTGGGCAGCAACACCCAGCGCGCCGTCCGCGTGTACTGGCGGCCCGTCGCGGGCTCGGTCGAGTACAAGGACTGGTCCCTGACCGACACGCCGAGCCTTCTGCAGCTCGGCGTGCGCGCCGAATGCGTCCAGCAGTCCACGGGAGCCTGCTCGACGGACCAGGGCAAGGTCACGCGCGCCTGGGGCGCCTGGAACACCACCACGGAGTGGTCGTACTGGGACGTCCAGGGCCCGGCGCGGGCCAACGACAGCAGCCGGGAGAAGGTGTCGGCGTTCGACTGGTACCTGATCACCGACGGCACCTCCCCCGGCTATCCCCTCAAGGAGACCCCGGGCCACACCCTGGCGCAGCCGTTCCGCTGTGACTCGGCCGACTACTTCAGCCGCTTCGGCCAGCCGTTCGACCGGGCCTGCGTGTTCACCGCGGTGGTGCCGCACCTGCAGTACAACCTGTCCAGCAAGAAGCACGGGGCCGTGGCGCGGCACATCTACGACGCCCAGCTCAGCCCGGACACCTCCTACCCGATCGAGAACCACAGGAAGGTGTTCCCGGGCTGGTGGGGCAACCCTCCGGCGCACGAGCCGCTGCACCGGGTGGAGGGCAGCGGCACGATCGCCACGTCCAACGAGCTGTGGAAGAACCACGCCTGCAACCGCACCGGGCCGTACGCGACCACGGGCCTGCCGCCGCGGACGCCGCAGCAGGCGGCCGAGGGCTGGGAGTGCGACGAGTACCCCTTCCACGCGACCGCCGAGGGCGCGAGCAGCGGCACCTGGGACTTCTCGGTCCGCTGGGTGCCGAAGACGCAGAACGCCTCCGCGGGCGGCTCGCTCATCTCCTACTTCTTCGACGACCGCATCCTGTTCGTCAACGATCCGTTCTGGGTGAAGATCAACCCGTGA
- a CDS encoding WhiB family transcriptional regulator yields MITQNTILPAVSWLRRAACRGEDPELFFPISAKGPGHLQHERAKAVCRRCPVRVPCLDYALRTGQEHGIWGGTDPDERRASARRSQDRRVRVG; encoded by the coding sequence ATGATCACCCAGAACACGATCCTCCCCGCCGTCTCGTGGCTGCGCCGCGCCGCCTGCCGTGGCGAGGACCCGGAGCTGTTCTTCCCGATATCGGCGAAGGGGCCGGGGCACCTGCAGCACGAGCGCGCCAAGGCGGTCTGCCGCCGCTGCCCCGTGCGCGTGCCCTGCCTGGACTACGCCCTGCGCACCGGCCAGGAACACGGCATCTGGGGCGGCACCGACCCCGACGAGCGCCGGGCGAGCGCCCGGCGCTCCCAGGACCGGCGCGTGCGGGTCGGATAG
- a CDS encoding carbohydrate ABC transporter permease encodes MASQAGSQPVALARSAARERRRRVLGPLAGLSHGALLVWTALVVVPIVWTFLASVKTEDEIFGSAWSLPAVPRWDNWARAWEQAHVGRYMLNSVVVVSLGTAGTMLLGSMAAYVLARYRFRGGRAVYLLFVSGLAFPVYLALTPLFFVVRNMGSLPLIGPLIGLDSYGGLVLVYIAYSLPFTVFFLSAFFRTLPGAVAEAAFVDGASHARVFFQIMLPLARPGIVSITIFNVLGQWNQYQIPLVLLSGQSKDKWVLTQGIADISTAAGYDADWAALFAALSMAILPMLVVYTIFQRQIQAGLTAGALK; translated from the coding sequence GTGGCGTCTCAGGCGGGATCCCAGCCGGTCGCGCTCGCCAGGAGCGCGGCCCGCGAGCGGCGGCGGCGTGTGCTCGGCCCCCTGGCCGGGCTGTCGCACGGGGCGCTGCTGGTGTGGACGGCGCTGGTCGTGGTCCCGATCGTGTGGACGTTCCTGGCCTCGGTGAAGACCGAGGACGAGATCTTCGGCAGCGCCTGGTCGCTGCCCGCCGTCCCGCGGTGGGACAACTGGGCGCGCGCCTGGGAGCAGGCGCACGTCGGCAGGTACATGCTCAACAGCGTCGTGGTGGTGAGCCTCGGCACGGCCGGCACGATGCTGCTCGGCTCGATGGCGGCCTACGTGCTCGCGCGCTACCGGTTCCGCGGCGGCCGGGCCGTCTACCTGCTGTTCGTCTCGGGCCTGGCCTTCCCGGTGTACCTGGCGCTGACGCCGCTGTTCTTCGTCGTGCGCAACATGGGGAGCCTGCCGCTGATCGGCCCGCTGATCGGGCTGGACAGCTACGGCGGGCTGGTGCTCGTGTACATCGCCTACTCGCTGCCGTTCACCGTGTTCTTCCTGTCGGCGTTCTTCCGCACGCTGCCCGGGGCGGTGGCCGAGGCGGCGTTCGTGGACGGCGCCTCGCACGCGCGGGTGTTCTTCCAGATCATGCTGCCGCTTGCCAGGCCGGGCATCGTGAGCATCACGATCTTCAACGTCCTGGGGCAGTGGAACCAGTACCAGATTCCGCTGGTGCTGCTCAGCGGCCAGTCGAAGGACAAGTGGGTGCTCACGCAGGGCATCGCCGACATCTCCACGGCCGCGGGCTACGACGCGGACTGGGCGGCGCTGTTCGCGGCGCTCAGCATGGCGATCCTGCCCATGCTGGTGGTCTACACGATCTTCCAGCGGCAGATCCAGGCCGGGCTGACGGCGGGCGCGCTCAAGTGA
- a CDS encoding sigma-70 family RNA polymerase sigma factor yields MTDAFHGPRGRRSLFRRPRPPKEPDDELIVSELYREYHRPLLAFAARLTGGDLQWAEDVVQETMIRAWRSAGELRPEAASLMPWLATVARRVVIDDVRRRDARPQEAGDVPLGHALVPDLTDDLLRQVVVEDALRSLSRAHREILNETILRDRSVNEAASVLGIPLGTVKSRVYYALRALRVALEERGVTA; encoded by the coding sequence ATGACGGACGCCTTCCACGGCCCACGGGGACGGCGGAGCCTGTTCCGCCGTCCCCGCCCGCCGAAGGAACCCGACGACGAGCTGATCGTCTCCGAGCTGTACCGCGAGTACCACCGGCCGTTGCTGGCCTTCGCGGCCCGGCTCACCGGAGGAGACCTCCAGTGGGCCGAGGACGTCGTCCAGGAGACCATGATCCGGGCCTGGCGCAGCGCCGGCGAGCTGCGGCCGGAGGCCGCCTCCCTGATGCCGTGGCTGGCCACGGTGGCGCGGCGCGTCGTCATCGACGACGTGCGCCGCCGGGACGCCCGGCCCCAGGAGGCGGGTGACGTGCCGCTCGGGCACGCCCTCGTCCCCGACCTCACCGACGACCTGCTGCGCCAGGTGGTGGTGGAGGACGCGCTGCGGTCCCTGTCCCGCGCGCACCGCGAGATCCTGAACGAGACGATCCTGCGGGACCGGTCGGTGAACGAGGCCGCGTCGGTGCTGGGCATCCCGCTCGGGACGGTGAAGTCCCGGGTGTACTACGCCCTGCGCGCGCTGCGCGTGGCCCTGGAGGAAAGGGGCGTGACCGCGTGA
- a CDS encoding nSTAND1 domain-containing NTPase produces the protein MPRRERPLDAGDSELLRFAADLRLLRKKAGDPTYRQLARRAHYSAATLSEAASGRRLPTLAVTLAYVGACGGDAGEWEERWRELSAGTPPGGAAEATGEGEAHSPYVGLAALQAEDAPRFFGRDRLVDELLARSADQRVVVLVGASGAGKSSLLRAGLLARVRAAGGPCAPLLFTPGARPLEECAIQLASLTGATPGALHEELSGGDPRALHRLVRQALVTRPPEAEVLFVVDQFEEVFTLCRDERERALFVDLLVTAARAEGTRCRVVAGVRADFYAHCTTHPRLLEVLCEAQVAIGPMTADELRDAVVRPAAHAGLMVEGALVSRVVGDAAGQPGALPLVSHALLETWRRRRGSTLTLAGYEAAGGLDGAVAKTAERAYTQLGREGRRLARRLFLRLTALGEGTQDTKRRVRRDTLDDDPGTAEVLEHLTRARLLTVDQDSVEIGHEALIHSWPRLRDWLADDREGLRTHHLLAEATEAWESLGHDPGALYRGVRLDVAREWSDRDGGALSVRERDFLRASLAAREREEAAVRRGTRVLRRLVALLSALLVVAATATAYALNAQEAVTEQRDVALSQRVADQAVALRPVNPPLAAQLSLAAYRLEPTAEARGGLLGAFTVPFTTRLDHEIDTVAFTPDGRVVATGGDDRVVRLWDLAVRHRPALTAALPGQSDGVAALRFRGDGRVLAGVAHDGTLCLWDVSDRRAPRRLATAGTGRAPLSGLAFHPSGRLLATGGDDGVVRLWDVADPRAPRRLSAVPAGPLPVGAVAFDPAGKVLVTAGGVAGLWDVADPRRPRRLARLPHGEGGVTSVAFGPGGRLVATAGRDHLARLWDVRDPRHPRPAGRLAGHTGPLQAVTFAPDGRTLATAGRDHTTRVWNVSDPGLPLPVATLGAHADTVRSLAFSPDGRTLASASSDHTALLTALPGPVMGTGAAAVSAGAFSPDGGTAAVGAEDSTAALWDVSDPAHPVPGRVLTGHTGQVRAVAFHPGGAYLATGSTDGTVRLWPVDGHAPPAVLGAHAGGVRAVAFDERGGLLASAGPGDAVVRLWDVADPARPGPAGALPAQAGGTPALAFRPGGRVLATALAAGAVLWDVADPRRPRRLSSVAGHAGAVQAVAFSADGRRLATAGLDRTVRLWDVADPGRPRPLAVLTGHTGAVTSAAFAPGGRTLATASLDRTVRLWDVAGPRAAGPAVVLTGHTDRVYAVAYSRDGRALLSAGEDRTARLWPTATGAVAVRVCELARPRITRAEWDRYLPGLPYRPPCP, from the coding sequence ATGCCTCGGCGCGAGCGTCCGCTGGACGCGGGGGACAGTGAGCTGCTGCGATTCGCGGCGGACCTGCGATTGTTACGGAAGAAGGCGGGCGATCCGACCTACCGGCAGCTCGCCCGCCGCGCGCACTACTCGGCGGCCACCTTGTCGGAGGCCGCCTCGGGGCGGCGGCTGCCCACGCTGGCGGTCACGCTGGCCTACGTGGGCGCCTGCGGCGGCGACGCCGGCGAGTGGGAGGAACGCTGGCGCGAGCTCAGCGCGGGCACGCCGCCGGGCGGCGCGGCCGAGGCGACGGGCGAGGGGGAGGCGCACTCGCCGTACGTGGGCCTGGCCGCCTTGCAGGCCGAGGACGCGCCGAGGTTCTTCGGGCGCGACCGCCTGGTGGACGAACTGCTGGCGCGCTCGGCCGACCAGCGCGTCGTCGTGCTGGTCGGCGCCTCGGGGGCGGGCAAGTCGTCGCTGCTGCGCGCGGGCCTGCTGGCCCGGGTGCGCGCCGCCGGGGGGCCGTGCGCGCCGCTGCTGTTCACGCCGGGCGCCCGGCCGCTGGAGGAGTGCGCGATCCAGCTCGCGTCCCTGACCGGCGCCACCCCGGGCGCGCTGCACGAGGAGCTGTCCGGGGGCGACCCGCGCGCGCTGCACCGCCTGGTGCGCCAGGCCCTGGTCACGCGGCCTCCCGAGGCCGAGGTCCTGTTCGTCGTGGACCAGTTCGAGGAGGTCTTCACCCTCTGCCGGGACGAGCGGGAACGCGCCCTGTTCGTCGACCTGCTCGTCACCGCGGCCCGCGCCGAGGGCACCCGCTGCCGCGTGGTGGCGGGCGTGCGCGCCGACTTCTACGCCCACTGCACCACGCACCCGCGCCTGCTGGAGGTGCTCTGCGAGGCGCAGGTCGCCATCGGCCCCATGACCGCCGACGAGCTGCGCGACGCCGTCGTCCGGCCCGCAGCGCACGCCGGGCTCATGGTCGAGGGCGCGCTCGTGTCCCGCGTCGTCGGGGACGCCGCCGGGCAGCCGGGCGCGCTGCCGCTGGTCTCCCACGCGCTGCTGGAGACCTGGCGCAGGCGGCGCGGCTCCACCCTCACCCTGGCCGGGTACGAGGCGGCGGGCGGGCTGGACGGCGCGGTCGCCAAGACCGCCGAGCGCGCCTACACCCAGCTCGGCCGCGAGGGCAGGCGGCTGGCCAGGCGGCTGTTCCTGCGGCTCACCGCGCTCGGCGAGGGCACGCAGGACACCAAGCGCCGCGTGCGCCGCGACACCCTGGACGACGACCCGGGCACCGCGGAGGTCCTGGAGCACCTCACCCGGGCGCGGCTGCTCACCGTGGACCAGGACAGCGTCGAGATCGGGCACGAGGCGCTCATCCACTCCTGGCCGCGCCTGCGCGACTGGCTCGCCGACGACCGGGAGGGCCTGCGCACCCACCACCTGCTCGCCGAGGCCACCGAGGCGTGGGAGTCGCTCGGGCACGACCCCGGCGCCCTGTACCGGGGCGTGCGGCTGGACGTCGCCCGGGAGTGGTCGGACCGGGACGGCGGCGCGCTGAGCGTCAGGGAACGCGACTTCCTGCGGGCGAGCCTCGCCGCGCGGGAGCGCGAGGAGGCGGCGGTCCGCCGGGGCACCCGCGTGCTGAGGCGACTCGTCGCGCTGCTGAGCGCCCTGCTGGTCGTCGCGGCCACCGCGACCGCCTACGCCCTGAACGCGCAGGAGGCCGTGACCGAGCAGCGCGACGTCGCGCTGTCGCAGCGGGTCGCCGACCAGGCCGTGGCGCTGCGCCCGGTGAACCCTCCGCTGGCCGCGCAGCTCAGCCTGGCCGCGTACCGCCTGGAGCCGACCGCGGAGGCGCGCGGCGGCCTGCTCGGCGCGTTCACGGTCCCGTTCACCACCCGTCTGGACCACGAGATCGACACCGTGGCCTTCACCCCGGACGGACGGGTCGTCGCCACGGGCGGCGACGACCGCGTGGTGCGGCTGTGGGACCTCGCCGTCCGGCACCGCCCGGCGCTCACCGCCGCCCTGCCCGGCCAGAGCGACGGCGTGGCGGCCCTGCGCTTCCGCGGCGACGGGCGCGTGCTGGCCGGCGTCGCCCACGACGGCACCCTGTGCCTGTGGGACGTCTCCGACCGCCGCGCGCCGCGCCGCCTGGCCACCGCCGGCACCGGCCGCGCCCCGCTGTCCGGGCTGGCCTTCCACCCGTCGGGCCGCCTGCTGGCCACGGGAGGCGACGACGGCGTGGTGCGATTATGGGACGTCGCCGACCCGCGCGCCCCGCGCCGCCTGTCCGCCGTCCCCGCCGGCCCGCTGCCCGTCGGCGCGGTCGCGTTCGACCCGGCCGGGAAGGTGCTGGTCACCGCGGGCGGCGTGGCGGGCCTGTGGGACGTGGCCGACCCGCGCCGTCCCCGCCGCCTGGCCCGCCTGCCGCACGGCGAGGGCGGCGTCACCTCGGTGGCCTTCGGCCCCGGCGGGCGCCTGGTCGCGACCGCGGGCCGGGACCACCTCGCCCGGCTGTGGGACGTGCGCGACCCGCGCCACCCCCGGCCCGCCGGCCGCCTGGCCGGGCACACCGGGCCGCTGCAGGCGGTGACCTTCGCCCCGGACGGCCGCACCCTCGCCACCGCGGGCCGGGACCACACCACCCGCGTGTGGAACGTCTCCGACCCCGGCCTGCCGCTCCCGGTCGCCACGCTCGGCGCGCACGCCGACACCGTGCGGTCGCTGGCCTTCAGCCCCGACGGCCGCACCCTCGCCTCGGCGAGCTCCGACCACACCGCCCTGCTCACCGCCCTGCCCGGCCCGGTCATGGGCACGGGCGCCGCCGCGGTCTCGGCGGGCGCGTTCTCCCCGGACGGCGGGACCGCCGCCGTCGGGGCCGAGGACTCCACCGCCGCGCTCTGGGACGTCTCCGACCCCGCGCACCCCGTGCCGGGCCGGGTGCTGACCGGCCACACCGGCCAGGTCAGGGCGGTGGCCTTCCACCCCGGCGGCGCCTACCTCGCCACCGGGAGCACCGACGGCACCGTGCGCCTGTGGCCGGTGGACGGCCACGCGCCCCCGGCCGTTCTGGGCGCCCACGCCGGCGGCGTCCGCGCGGTGGCGTTCGACGAGCGCGGCGGCCTGCTGGCCTCGGCGGGGCCCGGCGACGCCGTGGTCCGGCTGTGGGACGTGGCCGACCCTGCCAGGCCGGGACCGGCGGGGGCGCTCCCCGCCCAGGCCGGAGGCACGCCCGCGCTGGCCTTCCGCCCCGGCGGGCGCGTGCTCGCCACCGCGCTCGCCGCGGGCGCCGTCCTGTGGGACGTGGCCGACCCGCGCCGTCCCCGGCGGCTGTCGTCCGTCGCGGGGCACGCCGGCGCCGTCCAGGCCGTGGCGTTCTCCGCGGACGGGCGCAGGCTGGCCACCGCCGGCCTGGACAGGACCGTGCGGCTGTGGGACGTGGCCGACCCTGGCCGCCCCCGCCCGCTGGCCGTCCTCACCGGGCACACCGGCGCCGTGACCTCCGCCGCGTTCGCGCCCGGCGGCCGCACCCTCGCCACCGCGAGCTTGGACAGGACCGTGCGGCTGTGGGACGTGGCGGGCCCGCGCGCCGCGGGTCCCGCCGTGGTGCTCACCGGGCACACCGACCGCGTGTACGCGGTGGCCTACAGCCGCGACGGGCGCGCGCTGCTCAGCGCCGGCGAGGACCGCACGGCGCGGCTGTGGCCCACGGCGACCGGCGCGGTCGCGGTCCGGGTGTGCGAGCTGGCCCGCCCGCGCATCACCCGCGCCGAGTGGGACCGGTACCTTCCCGGCCTGCCCTACCGGCCGCCCTGCCCCTGA
- a CDS encoding SPW repeat protein, with protein MDLSKSWADVVAFLAGAAAVLAPFLWADGTRAAAQPLLLVGGLLLISALWSLLGAGGASSWVTAAFGALLFLSPFAFGFDGDGAAAWTAWIAGGVTVIVGLWTALQTRTGTRAPTHA; from the coding sequence ATGGACCTCTCCAAATCCTGGGCCGACGTCGTCGCGTTCCTCGCGGGCGCGGCGGCGGTCCTCGCGCCGTTCCTGTGGGCGGACGGCACCCGCGCGGCCGCCCAGCCGCTGCTGCTGGTCGGCGGCCTTCTGCTCATCTCCGCGCTCTGGTCGCTGCTCGGCGCGGGCGGCGCCAGCTCCTGGGTGACGGCGGCGTTCGGGGCGCTGCTGTTCCTGTCCCCCTTCGCGTTCGGCTTCGACGGCGACGGCGCCGCCGCGTGGACGGCGTGGATCGCCGGGGGCGTGACGGTTATCGTCGGGCTGTGGACGGCCCTTCAGACCCGCACCGGCACCCGGGCGCCGACGCACGCGTGA
- a CDS encoding TetR/AcrR family transcriptional regulator, which translates to MDGPSDPHRHPGADARVIDPWSRAARRRSGAGEAWPDARTRILDAAEELFAGGGYDATATAQIARRAEVPKGLVFHYFPRKIDVLVTLVGERTRVDDMGDEPVEEVPGDPAGALARLARRVPLRASPAMRRILFREADTHGSVRERLRNLNAEIIRRASFVLELTLPGGRGDAARLEAAAATFAAVLLYQESLCTLTGHHIDPDVVADLIVKALT; encoded by the coding sequence GTGGACGGCCCTTCAGACCCGCACCGGCACCCGGGCGCCGACGCACGCGTGATCGATCCGTGGTCCCGGGCCGCCCGGCGGCGGTCCGGGGCCGGCGAGGCATGGCCGGACGCCCGCACCCGCATCCTGGACGCCGCGGAGGAGCTGTTCGCCGGCGGCGGCTACGACGCCACCGCCACCGCCCAGATCGCCAGACGGGCCGAGGTGCCCAAGGGGCTCGTCTTCCACTACTTCCCCCGCAAGATCGACGTGCTCGTCACGCTCGTCGGGGAGCGCACGCGCGTCGACGACATGGGCGACGAGCCCGTCGAGGAGGTCCCCGGCGACCCGGCGGGCGCGCTCGCCCGCCTGGCCCGCCGCGTGCCGCTGCGCGCGTCCCCGGCGATGCGCCGCATCCTGTTCCGCGAGGCCGACACCCACGGCTCGGTGCGCGAACGGCTGCGCAACCTGAACGCCGAGATCATCCGCCGCGCGAGCTTCGTCCTGGAGCTGACCCTGCCCGGCGGGCGCGGCGACGCGGCGCGCCTGGAGGCCGCCGCTGCCACCTTCGCCGCCGTGCTGCTTTACCAGGAGAGCCTGTGCACGCTGACAGGCCACCACATCGACCCTGACGTGGTGGCCGATCTGATCGTCAAAGCTCTCACCTGA
- a CDS encoding carbohydrate ABC transporter permease, which produces MADRTKRSFLGNRAALTRARFIAGFLAAPVLLYLVYVISPYAQAFSIAMTDWRGVSAHPGFVGLANFERLLGDGVFWTAVRHNGLLLVLMPIGTLVIALFFAFLLNAGGATAASGVFGARFYRVVFFFPQGLAVAIVAVLFQQVFRPDGSGMLNAPLIALGLEPVGFLSDPGVALWSILGVLVWQAVGFYVVLFSAGMASIPRELYEAAEIDGAGRGRLFFRVTLPLLWDTVQVGWIYLGIAALDVFAIVWVMTAEHGGPDHATTVMAAEIYRNAFQYFKFGYASAMGVVLFFFTVAFAAVALRLSRRERVEF; this is translated from the coding sequence GTGGCCGATCGCACGAAAAGGTCCTTCCTCGGCAACCGTGCCGCCCTCACCCGGGCGCGGTTCATCGCCGGGTTCCTCGCGGCCCCGGTGCTGCTCTACCTCGTCTACGTGATCTCCCCCTACGCCCAGGCGTTCTCCATCGCGATGACCGACTGGCGCGGCGTGAGCGCCCACCCCGGCTTCGTGGGCCTGGCCAACTTCGAACGGCTGCTCGGGGACGGCGTGTTCTGGACCGCCGTGCGCCACAACGGCCTGCTGCTGGTCCTGATGCCGATCGGCACGCTGGTCATCGCGCTGTTCTTCGCGTTCCTGCTCAACGCGGGCGGCGCCACGGCGGCCTCGGGGGTGTTCGGCGCCCGGTTCTACCGCGTGGTGTTCTTCTTCCCCCAGGGGCTGGCCGTCGCGATCGTCGCCGTGCTGTTCCAGCAGGTGTTCCGGCCGGACGGGAGCGGCATGCTGAACGCCCCGCTGATCGCCCTCGGCCTGGAGCCGGTCGGGTTCCTGTCCGACCCCGGCGTGGCGCTGTGGTCGATCCTCGGCGTGCTGGTCTGGCAGGCGGTCGGCTTCTACGTCGTGCTGTTCTCCGCGGGCATGGCGTCCATCCCGCGCGAGCTGTACGAGGCGGCGGAGATCGACGGGGCGGGGCGCGGGCGGCTGTTCTTCCGCGTCACCCTGCCCCTGCTGTGGGACACCGTGCAGGTGGGGTGGATCTATCTCGGCATCGCCGCCCTGGACGTCTTCGCGATCGTGTGGGTGATGACCGCCGAGCACGGCGGCCCCGACCACGCGACGACGGTCATGGCCGCCGAGATCTACCGCAACGCCTTCCAGTACTTCAAGTTCGGCTACGCCTCGGCGATGGGCGTGGTGCTGTTCTTCTTCACGGTCGCCTTCGCGGCGGTGGCCCTGCGCCTGTCGCGCCGCGAGCGGGTCGAGTTCTGA
- a CDS encoding anti-sigma factor family protein, giving the protein MTAEHTDVGAYALGLLEEPDRLAFAAHLTGCAACRAELAELSGPAGALAGVPPLEDDGDDHAPERLLRLVRRDRAAGRRAGLTRYAGGLAAAAALVLGGVAAGATVAGGPSFGPGHSPHGPAEAYYKAGVPIPGRPGGVPGVSGGLVLEGKDWGTHVALELRGLKGPLECTLVAVTGKGERRVVTGWAVPEKGYGIPGSPEPLYVHGGSAVPPDRIDRFEVTASTGATLLTVNV; this is encoded by the coding sequence GTGACCGCCGAACACACCGACGTGGGGGCCTACGCCCTGGGCCTGCTGGAGGAGCCGGACCGCCTGGCCTTCGCCGCGCACCTGACGGGCTGCGCCGCGTGCCGGGCCGAGCTGGCCGAGCTGTCCGGACCGGCGGGCGCGCTCGCCGGCGTCCCTCCCCTGGAGGACGACGGCGACGACCACGCCCCCGAGCGGCTGCTCCGGCTCGTGCGGCGCGACCGGGCCGCGGGCCGGCGCGCCGGGCTCACCCGGTACGCCGGGGGCCTGGCCGCCGCGGCGGCGCTGGTCCTCGGCGGGGTCGCGGCCGGCGCGACCGTCGCCGGCGGGCCGTCCTTCGGGCCCGGCCACTCCCCGCACGGTCCCGCCGAGGCGTACTACAAGGCGGGCGTCCCCATCCCGGGACGGCCCGGCGGCGTCCCCGGCGTGTCGGGCGGCCTGGTGCTGGAGGGCAAGGACTGGGGCACGCACGTGGCCCTGGAACTGCGCGGCCTGAAGGGCCCCTTGGAATGCACGCTGGTCGCCGTCACCGGGAAAGGCGAAAGGCGCGTCGTCACCGGGTGGGCGGTCCCGGAAAAGGGATACGGAATTCCGGGCTCGCCGGAACCGCTTTATGTGCATGGCGGGAGCGCGGTGCCGCCCGACCGGATCGACCGTTTCGAAGTGACCGCCTCCACCGGGGCGACACTTCTCACGGTAAATGTCTGA